A genomic region of uncultured Roseibium sp. contains the following coding sequences:
- a CDS encoding SDR family oxidoreductase, whose amino-acid sequence MIDTPEGYSKPRSILITGCSSGIGAEAAHILRGRNWRVFPTARKQEDLDRLSAQGFEAFYLDYEDAGSIRATADAVLDLTDGNLDALFNNGAYAVPGALEDIPTEAMRALFEANFIGWHDLTRQLLPSMRANGSGRIVQCSSVLGFVALKFRGAYTASKFAVEAYTDTLRQELQGSGLHVSLIEPGPIDTRFTQNTLANFDRWIGAQGMEASIFRETYEKRRIRMESGEPGPFKLPASAVVRKLIHALEARRPKARYHVTVPTSLMSVAKRVLPTRLLDKVCIRAADAEE is encoded by the coding sequence ATGATTGATACGCCAGAGGGTTACAGCAAGCCTCGCTCGATCCTGATTACGGGATGTTCGTCCGGTATCGGCGCGGAGGCGGCGCATATCCTGCGTGGGCGGAACTGGCGCGTCTTTCCGACAGCCCGCAAGCAGGAAGACCTGGACCGTCTGTCGGCACAGGGGTTCGAGGCCTTTTACCTGGACTACGAGGATGCCGGCAGCATTCGCGCGACCGCCGATGCCGTTCTCGATCTGACCGACGGAAATCTGGACGCACTGTTCAACAACGGCGCTTACGCGGTTCCCGGCGCGCTCGAGGACATTCCGACAGAGGCAATGCGGGCCCTGTTCGAGGCGAATTTCATCGGCTGGCACGATCTGACGCGACAACTCCTCCCGTCCATGCGCGCCAACGGATCGGGACGGATCGTGCAGTGTTCCTCCGTGCTCGGATTTGTCGCGCTGAAGTTTCGCGGGGCCTACACCGCATCCAAGTTCGCGGTCGAGGCGTATACGGATACACTGCGTCAGGAGCTCCAAGGGAGCGGCTTGCATGTCTCTCTGATCGAACCTGGGCCGATCGATACCAGGTTCACACAGAATACGCTTGCCAATTTCGACCGGTGGATAGGCGCGCAAGGAATGGAAGCGTCAATCTTTCGGGAAACATATGAGAAACGGCGCATCCGCATGGAGTCCGGAGAGCCCGGACCGTTCAAGCTTCCGGCAAGTGCGGTTGTCAGGAAACTGATTCATGCGCTGGAAGCGAGGCGGCCGAAAGCGCGCTATCATGTCACGGTGCCGACGTCCCTCATGTCGGTCGCAAAGCGCGTGCTTCCGACTCGTCTGCTGGACAAGGTTTGCATCAGGGCGGCCGACGCCGAAGAATAG
- a CDS encoding ubiquinone biosynthesis hydroxylase → MFDVVIAGGGYVGLSLAVALKQGDPSLNCAVVDPKPMDQLHMDPRASAIAAAASRMLTQLGIWDRIEKKSQPIAEMIVTDSKLRDAVRPVFLTFDGEATEGEPFAHMMPNGVMMPALFKAAKSLGVAFFAPSTVDTFRTLADHSEIELEDGTLLKSRLLVAADGVRSRLRELAGIRTVNWDYGQSGIVTTVKHERPHNGRAEEHFLPAGPFAILPLPDNRSSLVWTEKTADADRLVRSDEFTFEIELERRFGHHLGKLEVDGPRRAYPLGLKLARDYVQPRFALIGDAAHGIHPIAGQGLNLGFKDVAALAEVLVDARRLGQDVGAFDVLERYQRWRRFDTFQMGVVTDVLNRLFSNDNDALRAVRDFGLGLVDRMPGLKSMFIKEAAGFAGPVPKLLSGEPI, encoded by the coding sequence ATGTTCGACGTCGTGATCGCCGGCGGCGGATATGTCGGCCTGTCACTTGCAGTGGCGCTGAAGCAAGGGGATCCGAGCCTGAACTGCGCCGTCGTCGATCCGAAACCCATGGACCAGCTGCACATGGATCCGAGGGCATCGGCCATTGCGGCCGCCGCCTCCCGCATGCTGACGCAACTCGGGATCTGGGACCGGATCGAGAAAAAATCCCAGCCGATCGCCGAGATGATCGTCACGGACAGCAAGTTGCGCGATGCCGTGCGTCCTGTCTTCCTCACGTTTGACGGTGAAGCCACGGAAGGAGAACCGTTCGCCCACATGATGCCCAACGGGGTCATGATGCCGGCGCTTTTCAAGGCCGCCAAATCGCTCGGGGTCGCGTTTTTCGCACCGTCCACGGTGGACACGTTCCGCACGCTTGCGGACCATAGCGAAATCGAGCTGGAAGACGGCACGCTGCTGAAAAGCCGGCTGCTGGTGGCTGCCGACGGTGTCCGTTCAAGGCTGCGGGAGCTGGCCGGCATAAGGACGGTGAACTGGGACTATGGCCAGTCGGGCATCGTGACCACGGTGAAACACGAACGGCCGCACAACGGGCGCGCCGAAGAGCACTTTCTGCCGGCCGGGCCGTTTGCCATCCTGCCGCTGCCCGACAATCGCTCCTCATTGGTCTGGACGGAGAAGACCGCGGATGCGGACCGGCTGGTGCGTTCGGACGAGTTTACATTCGAAATCGAGCTGGAACGGCGGTTCGGACACCATCTGGGCAAGCTTGAAGTCGACGGACCACGGCGGGCCTATCCGCTGGGCCTGAAGCTTGCCCGCGACTACGTGCAGCCCCGGTTTGCACTGATCGGCGATGCCGCCCACGGCATCCACCCGATTGCCGGCCAAGGCTTGAACCTCGGGTTCAAGGATGTCGCGGCGCTGGCCGAGGTCCTGGTCGATGCACGCCGCCTCGGTCAGGATGTCGGTGCGTTCGACGTGCTTGAGAGGTACCAGCGCTGGCGGCGGTTCGACACATTCCAGATGGGCGTCGTCACCGACGTGCTCAACAGGTTGTTCTCGAATGACAACGATGCATTGCGGGCGGTGCGTGACTTCGGGCTCGGTCTGGTGGATCGCATGCCGGGGCTCAAGAGCATGTTCATCAAGGAAGCGGCCGGATTTGCCGGACCGGTTCCGAAATTGCTTTCCGGGGAGCCAATCTGA
- the tesB gene encoding acyl-CoA thioesterase II produces the protein MNTAIDSLLQILDLEALESNLFRGRSPQVGWQRVFGGQVIGQALVAASRTVVEDRHVHSLHGYFLRPGDPQVPIIYEVDRIRDGGSFTTRRVVAIQHGEAIFSMSASFQLHEDGLEHQFDMPDVPKPDELPSDRELKEKFLAVAPENVRRYWERERPIEMRPVELTHYFSKKPLPPRQYVWVRATGKLPDEERIHQCVLAYASDMTLLDTSLFPHGTSVFSPKIQAASLDHAMWFHHPFHADEWLLYATDSVSSSGSRGLNRGSFFTMDGKLVASTAQEGLIRLRRKDE, from the coding sequence ATGAACACGGCCATTGACAGCCTTTTGCAGATACTTGACCTGGAAGCGCTGGAAAGCAATCTGTTCCGTGGTCGCAGCCCGCAGGTTGGCTGGCAGCGGGTTTTCGGCGGTCAGGTCATTGGCCAGGCGCTGGTCGCAGCGTCCCGGACGGTCGTCGAGGATCGTCATGTCCATTCCCTGCACGGGTATTTCCTGCGCCCCGGTGACCCGCAGGTTCCGATCATCTACGAGGTCGACCGGATCAGGGACGGCGGCAGCTTCACCACGAGACGGGTCGTTGCCATCCAGCACGGCGAGGCGATCTTTTCCATGTCCGCGTCTTTCCAGCTGCACGAAGACGGTCTGGAGCACCAGTTCGACATGCCGGATGTACCGAAACCGGATGAATTGCCGAGCGACCGGGAACTGAAGGAAAAGTTCCTGGCTGTCGCACCGGAGAACGTCCGGCGCTACTGGGAGCGCGAGCGGCCGATTGAAATGCGCCCGGTCGAATTGACCCACTATTTCAGCAAGAAACCCTTGCCGCCCCGTCAGTATGTCTGGGTGAGAGCAACGGGAAAATTGCCCGACGAGGAACGCATTCACCAGTGTGTCCTCGCCTACGCATCCGACATGACGCTTCTCGACACCTCGCTGTTTCCCCACGGCACGTCGGTCTTCAGTCCGAAAATCCAGGCGGCCAGCCTGGATCATGCCATGTGGTTTCATCACCCGTTTCATGCGGACGAATGGCTTCTTTATGCAACCGACAGCGTGTCATCATCCGGTTCCCGCGGCCTGAACAGGGGCTCCTTTTTCACAATGGACGGAAAACTCGTCGCCTCGACGGCTCAGGAGGGACTGATCAGGCTGCGCAGGAAAGACGAGTAA
- a CDS encoding GTP-binding protein — MASHEQSGSAPKKGPKPPIPLSVLTGFLGAGKTTLLNRILKDPAMADTAVIINEFGEIGLDHLFVDQAGEGIVELSSGCLCCTIRGDLVTTLENLLRHLDNGRTERLSRVIIETTGLADPAPILHTVMLHPYLVMRYRLDSVITLVDAVNGLSTLDEHEEARKQAAVADRIVFTKTDLLAAEAGNKAFDALTHRLQALNPGALRLDSQSGDAAPDKLFNAGLYDPKSKIPDVAAWLNEEAYAESGHGHHHHAHGHDHDHGHAHEHGHAHDINRHSDAIRAFTLATDRPVPASALEMFLDLLRSAHGPKLLRVKGIVQLAEDPDRPVVIHGVQHVFHPPATLEAWPDDDRRTRMVFITKDLPEGFVRKMFEAFSGALRPDTPDHKALTDNPLAVSGFTSPVR; from the coding sequence ATGGCTTCCCACGAACAGTCCGGATCCGCTCCGAAAAAGGGGCCGAAACCTCCCATCCCGCTTTCTGTACTAACGGGATTTCTGGGAGCCGGAAAGACCACACTCCTCAATCGAATTCTCAAGGATCCCGCGATGGCCGACACGGCGGTCATCATCAACGAGTTTGGCGAAATCGGACTTGATCACCTCTTCGTCGATCAGGCTGGCGAAGGGATCGTCGAGCTGTCTTCCGGCTGCCTGTGCTGCACGATCCGGGGCGATCTCGTCACGACGCTGGAAAATCTGTTGCGGCACCTGGACAACGGACGCACGGAACGGCTCAGCCGGGTGATCATCGAGACCACCGGTCTCGCCGACCCCGCGCCCATCCTGCACACCGTGATGCTGCATCCCTACCTGGTCATGCGTTACCGGCTCGACAGCGTGATCACGCTGGTCGACGCGGTCAATGGTCTTTCGACACTGGATGAGCACGAAGAAGCCCGCAAGCAGGCCGCCGTTGCGGACAGGATCGTGTTCACGAAAACCGACCTCCTGGCCGCGGAGGCCGGGAACAAGGCATTCGATGCTTTGACGCATCGCCTTCAGGCCCTGAATCCGGGCGCGTTGCGACTTGATTCCCAGTCCGGTGACGCCGCACCGGACAAGTTGTTCAATGCAGGTCTTTATGATCCGAAAAGCAAGATACCGGATGTCGCGGCGTGGCTGAACGAGGAAGCCTACGCGGAGAGCGGACACGGCCACCACCACCATGCGCATGGACATGACCACGATCACGGCCACGCTCACGAACATGGCCATGCGCATGACATCAACCGGCACAGCGACGCCATACGGGCGTTCACGCTCGCGACCGACCGGCCGGTGCCGGCATCGGCCCTGGAGATGTTTCTCGATCTGCTTCGCTCGGCGCACGGCCCCAAGCTCCTGCGGGTCAAGGGGATCGTGCAGCTTGCTGAAGATCCTGACCGGCCGGTGGTCATCCACGGTGTCCAGCATGTGTTCCATCCGCCCGCGACGCTCGAAGCGTGGCCGGATGACGACAGGCGCACACGCATGGTGTTCATCACCAAGGACCTGCCCGAAGGCTTCGTGCGGAAGATGTTCGAGGCTTTTTCCGGCGCGCTGCGTCCCGACACGCCGGATCACAAGGCGCTGACGGACAATCCGCTCGCCGTTTCCGGATTCACCAGCCCCGTGCGCTAG
- a CDS encoding D-alanyl-D-alanine carboxypeptidase family protein, producing MFSSPIGRLTVFFLTLFLGAAALSGGSARADIGAFILVDAKTGKVLEEKNATRKWYPASLTKMMTAYVTFKAIREGRATLNSAVVQSKNSLSEPPSKMGFKVGTRFTIDTALKIILVKSANDVAVALGEAVSGSESAFLAAMNAEARRLGMTNTRFTNPHGLPDNGQVTTARDMAILAMALRRDFPESKNFYNHPGLRFGKKTLRSANREFLLRVPGANGMKTGYICNSGYNVAASVTRRGRTLIAIILGAGSGLERTAFARQLFDKGFKKRGGGKKVASMTGSSGNPPANGYCRRNRSPGAKAYMARFDMKNEPSGGFLFFRSASDKQLKQVDESGFTLANGKPDWAKILDRTLGPRRIAYKPLQVSLGKPTGTPKPAASIAGSQIPAADVPVPPANPLRRAEIEMRAKLQNTAQGSAAGGITQAASASAEGAGDTAQAAPGSIFRKGLDFTVPVPAPSPRK from the coding sequence GTGTTCTCAAGCCCAATTGGCCGCCTGACAGTCTTTTTTCTGACCCTTTTCCTTGGTGCTGCGGCCCTGAGCGGCGGGTCCGCGCGCGCTGATATCGGTGCGTTCATTCTCGTCGATGCCAAGACAGGCAAGGTTCTGGAAGAAAAAAACGCCACGCGGAAATGGTATCCGGCCTCGCTGACAAAGATGATGACGGCCTACGTCACCTTCAAGGCGATACGGGAAGGCCGTGCGACACTGAATTCGGCGGTCGTGCAGTCCAAGAATTCATTGTCGGAGCCGCCAAGCAAAATGGGCTTCAAGGTGGGAACGCGGTTCACGATCGACACCGCCCTGAAGATCATCCTGGTCAAGTCGGCCAATGATGTGGCCGTGGCCCTCGGCGAAGCCGTTTCCGGGTCGGAATCGGCTTTCCTCGCGGCCATGAACGCAGAAGCCCGGCGCCTGGGAATGACCAATACGCGCTTTACCAATCCGCATGGGCTGCCGGACAACGGGCAGGTCACGACGGCCCGGGACATGGCCATCCTCGCCATGGCACTGCGGCGGGATTTCCCGGAATCGAAAAACTTCTACAATCATCCGGGACTGCGCTTCGGCAAGAAGACGCTGCGTTCGGCGAACCGTGAATTCCTCTTGCGCGTTCCCGGCGCGAACGGCATGAAAACCGGTTACATCTGCAATTCCGGCTATAACGTCGCGGCCTCCGTCACGCGCCGCGGACGGACCCTGATTGCCATCATTCTTGGCGCCGGCTCCGGGCTGGAGAGGACCGCGTTTGCGCGCCAGCTTTTCGACAAGGGGTTCAAGAAACGCGGCGGCGGCAAAAAAGTCGCCAGCATGACCGGTTCCTCCGGAAATCCGCCGGCGAACGGATATTGCCGGCGCAACCGAAGCCCCGGCGCCAAGGCCTACATGGCGCGGTTCGACATGAAGAACGAGCCGTCAGGCGGCTTCCTGTTCTTCAGGAGCGCAAGCGACAAGCAGTTGAAGCAGGTCGATGAAAGCGGGTTCACGCTTGCGAACGGAAAACCCGACTGGGCCAAGATACTGGACCGGACCCTCGGTCCGCGGCGCATCGCCTACAAGCCGTTGCAGGTGAGTCTCGGAAAACCGACTGGCACGCCAAAACCTGCAGCCAGCATTGCCGGATCGCAGATACCTGCTGCGGACGTTCCCGTCCCTCCCGCGAATCCCCTGCGCCGGGCCGAGATCGAAATGCGGGCGAAACTTCAGAATACGGCGCAAGGCAGCGCAGCCGGCGGCATAACGCAGGCCGCGTCGGCAAGTGCGGAGGGAGCCGGCGATACCGCGCAGGCTGCGCCTGGCTCAATTTTCCGCAAGGGCCTCGATTTCACCGTGCCCGTGCCTGCGCCCAGTCCGCGCAAGTAG
- a CDS encoding urease accessory protein UreD gives MASDSGLQEETLQRVSGTARIRFANTEGRTRLADLYQQGSAKIRLPKVYDSTATAVLINTAGGLTGGDRLSYDIAIDESAHAIVTSQTAERAYRSNTGSAKVTGSLRVGAGATLEWLPQETILFDRSGLTRALNADLAADARLMLLETVVVGRTAMGETVRRVDFRDRWRIRRENRLVFADDVRCQGDPADFLGGPATARGGHVVATFVDCTIDAEERLQHARACLERYSAISTHGAASAWDGLLTARFVSDDGRDLRNALISFLTGYRSADLPRVWYC, from the coding sequence ATGGCATCAGATTCAGGCCTGCAGGAAGAAACTCTGCAGCGAGTTTCCGGCACGGCGCGCATCCGCTTCGCGAACACCGAAGGGCGCACGCGTCTGGCGGACCTCTACCAGCAGGGATCCGCGAAGATCAGATTGCCCAAGGTCTATGACAGCACCGCCACCGCGGTCCTGATCAACACCGCTGGCGGTCTCACCGGCGGCGACAGACTTTCCTATGATATTGCAATTGACGAGAGCGCACACGCGATTGTGACCAGCCAGACCGCCGAACGCGCGTATCGCAGCAACACCGGCTCGGCAAAAGTGACAGGCTCGCTGCGGGTGGGTGCCGGCGCGACCCTGGAATGGCTTCCCCAGGAAACGATCCTGTTTGACCGGTCCGGACTGACACGCGCCCTGAACGCCGATCTCGCTGCCGACGCAAGGCTGATGCTGCTGGAAACGGTCGTGGTCGGCCGCACGGCCATGGGCGAGACCGTCAGACGGGTTGACTTCAGGGACCGCTGGAGAATACGGCGCGAAAACAGGCTCGTTTTTGCCGACGACGTCCGCTGCCAGGGCGATCCGGCAGATTTCCTGGGCGGCCCCGCGACCGCGCGCGGTGGCCATGTGGTCGCGACCTTCGTGGATTGCACAATCGATGCCGAGGAGCGTTTGCAGCACGCGCGCGCCTGCCTTGAGAGATACTCGGCGATATCGACACATGGGGCGGCATCCGCCTGGGACGGCTTGCTGACGGCGCGTTTTGTGTCTGATGATGGCCGTGACCTGCGCAACGCGCTCATTTCGTTTTTGACCGGTTACCGCTCGGCTGATCTGCCGCGCGTCTGGTATTGCTAG
- a CDS encoding urease subunit gamma, with protein MNLTPREKDKLLVSMAAMVARRRLERGVKLNHPEAIALITDFVVEGARDGRSVADLMAAGATVITRGQVMEGVAEMIHDVQVEATFPDGTKLVTVHEPIR; from the coding sequence GTGAACCTTACTCCGCGCGAGAAGGACAAACTGCTCGTTTCGATGGCCGCAATGGTTGCCCGCCGCCGTCTTGAGCGGGGGGTCAAGCTCAATCATCCCGAAGCCATCGCCCTGATAACGGACTTCGTTGTTGAAGGTGCAAGAGACGGGCGGTCCGTTGCCGATCTCATGGCCGCCGGGGCAACGGTGATCACGCGAGGCCAGGTCATGGAAGGCGTGGCCGAGATGATTCACGACGTTCAGGTGGAAGCAACTTTTCCAGACGGAACGAAACTCGTGACCGTTCACGAGCCGATCCGCTAA
- a CDS encoding urease subunit beta, translating to MIPGEIFPAEGEIELNTGLETVELDVSNTGDRPVQVGSHYHFAETNSGLSFDREKARGMRLDIPAGTAVRFEPGQTRSVTLVPYRGNRTVYGFNQKVMGPL from the coding sequence ATGATCCCGGGCGAAATCTTTCCGGCTGAAGGTGAAATCGAGTTGAACACCGGGCTTGAAACCGTCGAACTCGACGTCTCCAACACCGGGGACCGGCCTGTCCAGGTCGGCAGCCACTATCACTTCGCGGAAACCAATAGCGGCCTTTCCTTCGATCGTGAAAAGGCCAGGGGCATGCGCCTGGACATTCCGGCCGGCACCGCCGTCCGGTTCGAACCCGGTCAGACGAGATCCGTGACCCTTGTGCCGTATCGCGGCAACCGGACCGTTTACGGCTTCAACCAGAAGGTCATGGGCCCGCTATGA
- a CDS encoding lysozyme inhibitor LprI family protein: MMRLLLAATLCTCLTPHVVAQENIDCGYPLNNNERTYCAEKALAEANTNLDTVYRDLLAKTVQMDDALPDHLKGAPAALEEAQAAWVSYRELDCKAYSFPFMGGTRGNDLYRNCMIVMTMQRIDDLTATLEDYGN; encoded by the coding sequence ATGATGCGCCTCTTGCTCGCAGCAACCCTCTGCACCTGCCTGACCCCTCACGTGGTCGCGCAGGAGAACATCGACTGCGGCTATCCGCTCAACAACAACGAGCGCACCTACTGCGCCGAAAAGGCGCTGGCCGAAGCCAACACAAATCTCGACACCGTTTACCGGGACCTCCTCGCGAAGACCGTTCAGATGGATGACGCCCTGCCGGATCACCTGAAAGGCGCGCCGGCGGCACTTGAAGAGGCCCAGGCCGCCTGGGTCTCCTATCGCGAACTCGACTGCAAGGCCTACAGCTTTCCCTTCATGGGAGGCACCCGGGGCAACGACCTTTACCGGAACTGCATGATCGTCATGACGATGCAGCGCATCGACGATCTGACCGCAACACTTGAAGACTACGGCAACTGA
- the ureC gene encoding urease subunit alpha, which yields MAYKMPRAAYADMFGPTTGDRMRLADTELIIEVEKDFTTYGEEVKFGGGKVIRDGMGQSQAPRSAGAVDTVITNALIVDHWGIVKADVGLKDGRIVGIGKAGNPDVQPGVDIIVGPGTEAIAGEGKILTAGALDVHIHFICPQQIEEALMSGVTTMLGGGTGPATGTNATTCTPGPWHISRMLQSADSFPMNLAFAGKGNASLPAALEEQIMAGACALKLHEDWGTTPAAIDTCLSVADEYDVQVMIHTDTLNESGFVENTTASFKDRTIHAFHTEGAGGGHAPDIIKVCGELNVLPSSTNPTRPYTVNTLEEHLDMLMVCHHLDSSIPEDVAFAESRIRKETIAAEDILHDMGAFSIIASDSQAMGRVGEVVIRTLQTAHKMKVQRGRLAEETGENDNFRVKRYMAKMTINPAIAHGLDQHVGSVEIGKLADLVLWDPKFFGVKPDMVLKLGTIAAAPMGDPNASIPTPQPVHYRPMFGAFGKAMTESRVTFVSQAAYDTNIKQKAGLDSLVLPVKNVRGGISKKSMVLNDATPDIEVHPETYEVRADGELLTCEPAEVLPMAQRYFLF from the coding sequence ATGGCCTACAAAATGCCACGTGCCGCCTACGCGGACATGTTCGGACCGACAACCGGCGACCGGATGCGCCTTGCCGATACCGAGCTGATCATCGAGGTGGAAAAGGATTTCACCACTTACGGCGAAGAAGTGAAATTCGGCGGCGGCAAGGTGATCCGGGACGGCATGGGCCAGTCACAGGCGCCCCGGTCGGCGGGCGCAGTCGACACGGTCATCACCAATGCCCTGATTGTCGATCACTGGGGGATCGTGAAGGCGGATGTCGGACTGAAAGACGGCCGCATCGTCGGCATCGGCAAGGCGGGCAACCCGGACGTCCAGCCCGGTGTCGACATCATCGTCGGACCCGGGACCGAAGCCATCGCAGGCGAGGGCAAGATCCTGACCGCCGGAGCCCTCGACGTGCACATCCATTTCATCTGTCCGCAGCAGATTGAAGAAGCCCTGATGTCCGGTGTCACGACGATGCTCGGCGGCGGCACCGGACCGGCCACCGGCACCAACGCAACGACTTGTACGCCCGGGCCGTGGCACATCTCGCGCATGCTTCAGTCGGCCGACAGCTTTCCGATGAACCTGGCCTTTGCCGGCAAGGGCAACGCGTCGTTGCCCGCGGCCCTTGAAGAACAGATCATGGCCGGGGCCTGCGCCCTGAAGCTGCACGAGGACTGGGGCACGACACCGGCAGCAATCGACACCTGCCTGTCGGTTGCCGACGAATACGACGTTCAGGTCATGATCCACACCGACACGCTGAACGAGTCCGGCTTTGTGGAAAACACGACGGCGTCCTTCAAGGATCGCACGATCCACGCATTTCACACGGAAGGCGCGGGCGGCGGGCACGCGCCGGACATCATCAAGGTCTGCGGCGAGCTGAACGTGCTGCCGTCCTCGACCAACCCGACGCGGCCCTACACGGTCAACACGCTGGAAGAGCACCTGGACATGCTGATGGTCTGCCATCACCTGGACAGCTCGATCCCGGAAGATGTCGCCTTCGCCGAAAGCCGCATTCGCAAGGAAACGATTGCCGCGGAAGATATCCTGCACGACATGGGTGCGTTTTCGATCATCGCGTCCGACAGCCAGGCCATGGGCCGCGTCGGCGAGGTGGTGATCAGAACGCTTCAGACAGCCCACAAGATGAAGGTCCAGCGCGGCCGTCTCGCGGAAGAAACCGGCGAGAACGACAATTTCCGCGTGAAGCGTTACATGGCCAAGATGACCATCAACCCGGCCATTGCCCACGGACTTGACCAGCATGTCGGGTCCGTGGAGATCGGCAAGCTGGCGGATCTGGTGCTCTGGGATCCGAAATTCTTCGGGGTCAAACCCGACATGGTACTGAAACTCGGCACCATCGCGGCCGCGCCGATGGGAGATCCGAACGCGTCGATCCCGACGCCGCAACCGGTTCATTACCGGCCGATGTTCGGCGCCTTCGGCAAGGCCATGACGGAAAGCCGGGTGACCTTCGTCTCCCAGGCGGCTTATGACACGAACATCAAGCAGAAGGCCGGGCTCGACAGTCTTGTGTTGCCGGTGAAGAACGTCCGCGGCGGTATCTCCAAAAAATCGATGGTTCTCAACGATGCGACCCCGGACATCGAGGTACACCCGGAAACATACGAAGTGCGCGCCGACGGCGAACTGCTGACTTGCGAACCGGCAGAGGTCCTGCCGATGGCGCAGCGATACTTCCTGTTTTAA
- a CDS encoding glutathione S-transferase family protein: MYKIVGFPRTRAMRVMWLLEELGEPYEIDPALPQSEDARSFNPSGKVPILIDGEAAITDSVAICTYLADKHGRFTFPAGTLERALQDSFTQFGIDVLEGALWTASKNTFIHPVEMRVPEIKKVCNMEFQTGLETLEKRVGAGPYAMGETFTIADIIIGHCSGWAVAAKFDLPKDGPVYDYFKRLRQRPAFKAMKAKVDAA; this comes from the coding sequence ATGTACAAGATCGTCGGATTTCCGAGGACCCGGGCCATGCGGGTGATGTGGCTGCTGGAGGAACTTGGCGAACCTTACGAGATTGACCCTGCGCTGCCGCAGTCGGAAGACGCCCGCAGCTTCAATCCGAGCGGCAAGGTGCCGATCCTGATCGACGGGGAGGCGGCCATCACGGACTCCGTGGCCATCTGCACATACCTGGCCGACAAGCACGGCCGGTTCACCTTTCCGGCCGGAACTCTAGAGCGCGCGCTGCAGGACAGCTTCACCCAGTTCGGCATTGACGTCCTGGAGGGCGCGCTTTGGACCGCCTCGAAGAACACGTTCATTCACCCGGTAGAGATGCGGGTTCCGGAGATCAAGAAAGTCTGCAACATGGAATTCCAGACCGGATTGGAAACGCTCGAAAAACGCGTTGGCGCAGGCCCCTACGCGATGGGAGAGACCTTCACGATCGCCGATATCATCATCGGGCATTGTTCCGGCTGGGCGGTTGCCGCAAAGTTCGACCTTCCGAAGGACGGACCTGTCTACGACTATTTCAAGCGCTTGCGGCAACGCCCGGCGTTCAAGGCCATGAAGGCGAAGGTCGACGCAGCATAA
- a CDS encoding urease accessory protein UreE, whose product MIRVQKIHPAGGWKGDPSDRITLDLDDRYRRRAVLSGETGLTFLLDEPNAVHLRHADGLELEDGRIVEVVAEPEDLVEIEAEDTAHLIKIAWHLGNRHLPTQLMGETLRIRRDHVIEDMVAKLGGRLKPLQAPFDPEGGAYGHGRTHSHDHGHRHVPGHDHHHGHGHGHD is encoded by the coding sequence ATGATACGTGTCCAGAAAATTCATCCCGCCGGTGGCTGGAAAGGTGACCCGTCAGACCGGATAACACTCGATCTCGATGACCGGTACCGGCGGCGCGCCGTCCTGAGCGGAGAAACGGGCCTGACCTTTCTGCTCGACGAGCCAAACGCGGTGCACCTGCGGCACGCCGACGGCCTTGAGCTGGAGGATGGACGGATTGTGGAGGTGGTGGCGGAGCCGGAGGATCTTGTCGAAATCGAAGCCGAAGACACCGCGCATCTCATCAAGATCGCCTGGCATCTGGGCAACCGGCACCTGCCGACGCAGCTGATGGGCGAAACCCTCAGGATCCGCCGCGATCACGTCATCGAGGACATGGTGGCAAAGCTCGGCGGACGATTGAAACCGCTGCAGGCGCCTTTCGACCCGGAAGGAGGCGCTTACGGACACGGCCGCACGCACAGTCACGATCACGGGCACCGTCATGTTCCCGGGCATGATCACCATCACGGCCACGGGCACGGCCATGACTGA